The window GCGGATTCAAAATGTTTCATTCATTTTGTTCAATTTAAACTATGTCTGCTAATAGAGCGAAAAcgaaagctttttttgaaagaaagctttttgatgaaaaactgatttttaaataagtttttttttaggaataataaactttttgatgaaaaaGCTCAGGAATTATAGTCTTCACAagattgtttatataaaaatcgtctaaaaaagagcttttagattagaaaagtatactttttatGGCAACGTGGACATAAGTGTGGTTCTTGAagaaagaaagcttttaaattacAAGTTTCTTTTTGGTGATAGCTAATGGCgtaaagcttttgaaaaaaataagcttttaatGGATtgattctattaaaaattgtctaaaagagCTTTTTGattagaaaagtatactttttaagctttcttaaagaaagaaagctttttaattacAAGTTCTGGTGATAGATAATGGCGCAAAGAGCTTTGgataaaagaaagctttttgaTAAAAAGCTGAGAAACTATAGCCATTACAAGATTGTTCATATAAAAGTTGTCCATTAAAGGGCTTTTTAATAAGACAGTGATACTGCTCTTAGATGACGTAACCTGAAACTATCACCAGCGAAATCTTCAGCTACACTTTTCACCACCTGGACGAAGGAGGTAAACTTGAACCTAGGCGTCGTAGTCGATGGAAACCAAATTCCGACTGTGAACCACCCAAAGATTTTGGGGGTCACCTTTGACAGCCTGTTTACTTCCTCAGCTCATGCTACTGCAATTACGCACAaattgcgaagtagaaacaaggtcctcaaagcgctagccggAAGCACCTGAGGAATGGCTACCTATAAAACAATTGGCCGGTCAGTGgtcaattatgctgctccagtgtggtctccatcgctgagtgatacccagtggagaaatattcaaagctgccaaaatgccgTCCCAAATATATGCCCATCTTGTGGACAGGGTCCCCAtaatacccaccacatattcaactgtccagcccaccctacttcacttagcccaatggatttatggactaaccccattgaagtagcccaatttcttggctaggacctaaatacagaacccccggattaaaattgtatagtttaagctgttacatCAACATGACAAGTTACTTTTTGGTGATAGATAATGGTGTaaagagctttttaaaaaaaataatttttttgatgaaaagcTTAGAAACACTATAGCTAGTACAAGATTGTTCATATAAAAGTTGTctaaaaaagagctttttgataagaaaattatatttttaatggattgtttacacaaaaattgtctaaaaaggAGCTTTAAGATTAGAAAAGTAATCTTCTTATGGAAACGTGGACAAAAGTAAGATTCTTgaagaaagctttttaaagacAAGTATCTTGTTGGTGATAAATAAAGACGTATAgaacttttgaaaaatgaaagctttttgATGAAAAGCTTAGAAATTATAGCCTGTACAAAATTGTTCATATAAAAGTTGTctaaaaaagagctttttgataagaaaattatacttttaaaagattatttgtataaaaattgtctaaaaagaGCTTTTAGATTAGAAAAGTATACTTCTTATGGAAACGTGGACAAAAGTAAGATTCTTGAAGAAAGAAAGGTTTTTAAAGACAAGTATCTTGTTGGTGTTAAATAACGATGTAAAGagcttttgaaaaatgaaagcTTTATGATGAAAAGCTTAGAAATTATAGCCAGTACAAGATTGTTCATATAAAAGTTGTctaaaaaagagctttttgataagaaaattatacttttaatagattatttaaaatttatgtaaaaaaagagcttttagattagaaaagtatactttttatGAAAACGTGAACAAAATTATGATTCTTGGagaaagaaagcttttttaatgaCAAGCATCTTTTTAGTGACAGATAATGGCGTAAAGagctttttgttaagaaaaagtatactcttttaaagaaatgtggacGAAAGTAAGATTTTTGGAGAaagctttttaatgaaaagtagTTTTTTGCTGATAGATTGTGGTGTAAAAAgatcttttgcaaaaaaagctCTTCTTGATGAAATGTATCCTTTTTTCCgataaaaattgatatttacacaaaaatatatattgtttttatttcataaattcatTAAGACAAAAaacagttcttttttttaataaagtaaaaatattgaaattgaaaagttagcttttttaagatataaaaatttaaattcaaaatattagtattattattgttgttaggaaataacacaaatattaaatctaaataactaactagtgaaattattaatatgtgtatttaaaaattttatgaaattaatgtaatttcgagaaattttcaaactaagttacttgtataaaaaaaaaaacaaacaaatgcttATTAAAgtgtttcttttctttctacaaattttgttgaaaaacttaatatgtatacaaaaaagtTAGCAAtgctttttgtatttaaagcattataataatttcttttaaattaaacgcAGACAGAAAAAAACGGTTTGTTTTAAAcactaaaataaactaaaatataagaaacttaacttatttttaataaaaactaaaactaaacgacaaaaaaaagaaagaaagaaacgaatttcttacaaataataaagtttCTTTTCTAAAGCATTCTGTGGTGGTTGGAAGAGACTGGAACCCACTAAAGTGGCCAATTTTTTGGCATATTGACACACAGCCGGTACTCGCGTAGTACCCGACCAATTATAATACAAATGTGTCATTTTATAGGTTAACAATTGCATTTGATCTGGTTTCAAACGTATggtactatagactacattataacTAGTGGGCGAGACAGTACCCTGACGTACTGATTGTGAAACTAAATAGAAATCATAACGCTCGGGTAGAGTAACTACATCATCCACCACAGTACCGGGTGGAGGATTGTGACCACGTGCAAATAGGCGGGTATTTATTGATTTCGTTACTACAACATAGGCAAACATGGGCGGTTTTTCAGCTTTAGCTCTCTTGTACTCTTGTTCTAATTTCTCCACAATATCTTTAACTTCATGTTCGTACAATTGTTTCAAAGAACCCTCACTGACACCATCACGATAGAAAAGTATACGATTGGGTAAGGCATCATGTTCTTTTTTGTATTGACGCAATGCTTTTGTCATCATGGGCCACAAGCTATTGGCTAAAACATCATGTGAACTACACTCGGCTACTGTACTATAGAATGTGGCATTTGATTTTAAATCCATGGTGGCTACTAAGGCACCAAATGCTTTAGAACGATCTCTTGAACTTTTTGCCACATCATAACCGATAGTCATTAAACCTTTTAGCGGTATATCAATCATCCAGGGTGTGTAGCCTAATTTACAATTGATTTGTATGGCGACTTTGGTGGCAATGCTCATAAGACCTTTAGGATTACTGGCGGATTTTTGTGTTATAACCTGAGTGGGTACGCTGCGTTCGAggcaacttttctttttaatggAGGCATATCTAGAGAAAGATTTAAAGTTAGTTTTCCGTTTATACAAGTAATAGGTTCTGTTTTACCTTTCAGCCATATTGTTTGGCACCAGGCACATAATTAATTGTGGATCTTGACGGCAACAATCTTCCATGGCTTGTATGTAACTGTGGGTGCGATCATCGTATATAATAACTCtggaattgaaaaatataattttgttcaaaataaaaaagctcgattagctttttatgaaaaataactttttggcaaagagatttttgataaaaaagattttaaaaaaagctttttttttagtgaaaaagagctttttagtgaaaatgatctttttagttaaaaatatatttttagtgaaaaagagCTTTTCagtgaaaaatagttttttagtgaaaaggatatttttagggaaaaagagctttttggtgaaaaagagattttgagtgaaaaagagctttttagtgaaaaagagctttttagtgaaaaatagcTTTTGTAGtgaaaaagagctttttagtaaaaatagctttttagtgaaaaagagctttttagtgaaaaatagcttttgtagagaaaaagagctttttagtgaaaaatagctttttattgaaaatgatattattaatgaaaaagagctttttagtgaaaaatagcTTTTGTAGTGAAAAAGAGTTTATTAGTGAAAAAtagctttttattgaaaatgatattattaatgaaaaagagctttttagtaaataagagctttttagtgaaaaatagctttttagtgaaaaacagctttttagtgaaaaatagctttttagtgaaaaatagctttttagtaaaaaatagctttttagtgaaaaattgctTTTTAGTGAAAGAGAGCATTTTAgtgaaaaagagcttttttgtaaaaatagctatttgtttaaaatagcttttttgtaaaaatagctttttgttaaaaaagaatgCTTTCTTACGAAAATGTGCTTTTTCAAGgcaatatgaaattttggtgaaaaaagcttttaggagcaagtttatttttgaacatcttggttgaaaatgtttatttggtAAAAGagctttttggtaaaaaattaatatttgtaaatgaaagctttaaagctttaaattaaccaaagttattttgtataaaaaagctttttcgaaGAATAAATAacgtttcaaaattttcttttgtttttagctttttaatgaaaaaaaaactttttgtgaaATGAAAATATCCTTTGAAACATAAGAAATTACTTACTCTCTTGGTCTTTCCATTTGCATTTGCATGCCATTCGCGGCACGCAGTAAAGATTCCACAAAATTGCGCAATTCGCGAGCATTGCGTGAGGTAGCAATAACACACCAACGATTTAAACCGCGTGAAGGTGTAGTAAACATGCCTATGCGGCAATGTCTAGTCCAGTCAGCTTGTTCACCAGAAGGTTCCCtagaaaaacatagaaaaaaataaacatcattacatttcaaaataataaaattattgttttttctttttccattaCTTTCTATGATCACgaaaaacgattttttgttgATCCAATATACGACCCTCAACCTCAACTAAACGATCATCCAATTGCATATtccattcatttaaaattttaacactatCCTCGGTTTGTTGCAAACGTctattgaatattttcaaacGATCAATACGACGATCTGGATTCATGCGCGTATGATCGGCTAAAGCACGCATGAGACTggaatataaattgtttattattattatttgaaaaggAGACTTTAAAAGTTTCCAACTTACCGGAAATTATTGCGCATACTATCATCTAAACCTGTGGCACGACACAATTCTGGAATTAAAATAACCACCTCTTTCTCGCCACCACGCACTGAACGTTCTTTTGATTTAGACAGCAGTAAAGGTTGTCCCGGATCTTTAATGCGTAAATTATatcttttgtaataataatcgAGAAATGAGACACATTCACCTTTCATACTAAATGTTTCTTTGGGTGTCTTTTGGAAATCAATATCATTAATGCGatatgttttattgttgtaatcGGTTAAAACCGTTAAACCAATAACATGACGTTTAAAGTCTTCCCGAAAGTCACCTGAACTGCGATCGAAACAACGCTTGAAAATGTCATAAACAGTTTCAGTGCGCATTACTTTGTGGGCAATTTCGGCACATAATAAAATATCCTTTTCATGCTGACGTATAGAAGTTTGATAGCCCGGCCAGAGCTGCATATGATGCTCACGTATGTCAatctaaaattatgaaaaataaattaaaaattgttttattttctttttaattttattacgcCTTACCTTGGCTATGGGATCATAAAAATTACGTCCCACTAATTGCAGTTTTAACCCCTCCATAGAACGTcttagaattaaatttaaaatttgcaacGATTGCCATTCTGTCATGGAAATGAGACCTACATATTTGATTGTTATAACATAATTTTCTCCCTGCCGGGATTTTGTGTGTAAAATAGTTTGTTCTTCACGTAGTTTAATGGTGGTGAATAGTTTTGTGCCATCATATAGATAGCCACCCAATTTGGAACGATGCTCTGATAGAATGCCACTCTTTAAACGTTTCAATTCGATGGTGGGTGAAAAACTAACATGATATTGATATAATCTCCAGGTGGGTGTAGTTTTCAAACGGAAATAATTTGTTTGCAGTACAACTCTTGTGCCCTGAACACCAACTTTGCTAACAACATCTGATGGTTTTGTATGAACTAATGAAACTTCATAGCGATTATTGCGATCTCTACGTTGATCGCCACCTCCACGTTGATCGACACCTCCACGTTCATCGGCACCTCCACGTTCATCGAGACCTCCACGATATTCACCGCCTGCTCTACTAGCTAAGGGTGGAACAGCTTCTCTAAAGGCTGCTTGTGAGGTTGTTGGTCTTTCATCCCGTCGATCTCGTCTCTCATCATATTCACGTTTCTGTGACGATGATCGTGAATGATCTTCGGGTGAATCACGCGGTTCACGTTTAACGGAACTTAATCTAGAGCGATCTTCTGTGGAATCTCTTtctcttttgtaaatttttggtctctaataaaacaaaaatgtaggaGAAAGTTTAATTGCggttatataaaaaaaggcaaacaaaatttgtcattaaaggttaaatttatttgttctattaaagatatatatttatGGCACTAAAcgtattttcaatataaacaacATACACCAGATTCAGTGGGTGTCGATTGAAGAGTTAACTGCATATAGAAGTCGTCAATAACACTTTTTACCACCTGGTCGAAGTAAACCTAAACCTTGGCATCGTGGTCGATGGAGCCCAAATTCTGACAGTGCACCACCCAACAATATTGGGTTTCACATTTGATAGCCTCTTCACTTCCTCAGTTCACGCCACTGCAATCACGCACAATTTGCGAAGAAAAAATAAGGTCCTCAAAGGTCTAGCGCTGTTGGCTACATATAAAACGATTGATCGGTCAGTGATtaattatgctgctccagtgtaGTCACCTTCGCTcagtgatacccagtggagaaacATTAAAAGCTGGCAAAATGCTGCCCTAAGGACGGTAACGGGCTACCTACAAATTACAACTGAACATAGATGGTGCCATCGCCAACGAATGTCCTGCATGTGATCAGGGCTCTCATGACACCCACCACATTATTCAACTCAGCCAACCCTACTTCACTCTTttcaatggatttatggacacATCCAGTTGAAGTAGGCCAATTTTAAGGCCTGCACATTTTTTTAGAACCCACCAATTAGATTATTGTAGATTATAGAGATCAATCCAATGGGTCATGCATATAACTACATATAAACGAAGGTCCATTCTGATATGCCGCAGTGGAGCTTTAAACTGTTTAAACTTTAAGCTCGCAAAAGGGAACAAACACCTGGGAAATAATTGTCCTGAATATTTTTTCTGGGGATCAACTTTGTTTCCTCCTGTAGGTGATGTTTTGAGGTAACAAcccttttatagttttatagacTCATAGGAGGCTGCCACCTTAAGCAAAAATTGACCTCCGTTCGCATGGCCCATTACATTCACTGCAATTAAGCTTTCACATCGCGACAAGATATCTACCCTTCGTGAAGGTTAGTGGGTTGTTGTTGTAAGAGGTCAGCTGCGACTGGATGTTCTTCCTTGAGGAAAAAACGACCGGATGATATAGCTGTTGTTAAGTTAACAATatttggccgattgagaatcgggtcgttccggagcggagGTATAATTGTCTTCGTAACGAGGGTAGTATATTAATATGGTTTGCATATAATGAAAAGTCCAGAAGCCACAAGATTAAGAAAACATTGATATATTGCTTTGTTTATGGGCAACAGCTGACAGCAAATCTTTTAGGTTAAgattatttatgttttgaactataaactttaaagttttgcTTTTGGTAGGTATTGAATTTGAAAACTGTTTAATCAACAATGGCAGTCAAGTATTGGAATATTTTTGCACTTATGTTATCGATATTCATATATCCCGTCAGCATGATCCATGAGATTCATTGCACTTAAGCCTTAACATTGCGACAAAATGACTACCCTTTGTGAAGAGTAGTAAGATAGTATGGTTTGTATAAGACCGTCAACATGGTCCATGAGATTCATTGAACTTAAGCCTTCACATCGCGACAAGATGACTTCTCTTCGTGAGGGATAGTGGGTTAATATGgtttgcatataaataaaactccAAAAGTCACGAGATTAAGAATatattgatatatttaaaaaccacAACTTTTATCAAGTATTTATGTTTCAGTTGATTTAAAAACTGCCgttacttaaattattttgtttacatttttagtgGTCGAACCAAAGCtggataatttaatattataaacattgtgttagttttttttatattatgaatACCAGAAGAAAATCAtgctttttctatttttagaaattgaaatttttcatgcCTGtcttaaacattaaacaaaagtaCAGTTGCATATTGTTTCATAGGGATTTGCTGTTGCAAAGTGTTTATTCAGCATATTTTATATCGTAAatataagtgtttttttaaacataaacaaaaagtaagaacccagcagttcgacgggacagtcccgaaatgatcacttaacctaccacatgtggtggcccctagccacctgactacccaggtgacccaccattttaacatggggttgtcctacgaggaagtcaatcgtcactctacaccctacaaagagacagtaaagagatgattgcctccgctctcgcttacaaaggggacactaaagtgacgactgtcggGCGTAGTCGACCATAATACTCTACAACAGTTATTAGAGAAAATAATATTagaatgtttattttgaaaattgaattcCGCGACAATTGAATGATTATTTATTCATTACAATGAACTAATACTCTAATTAAGTTCTATATATCTGAACTGAAACTAATTCTGAAACTCTGCAGAGTTAGCACTAAATTTTGGCGTTTTTCCCCCCAAAACTATCAATTGACAGTATTGTTGAAAATACTTGTCTAAAATAACGGGACTATCAAATTTCCTATTTTTTCTGTAAGAGaaaatatatgcatatgtaAAAAGAATAAACACTTACCGGTTCTTCTGTGTATGAAGGTTCGCGAGGACGACGTGAAGAACTGCTAGCCTCCGATGAATGATACTCACGCGAAGGACGGCGACGACCACGATTTTGATCGTCTGACATGTTGTATCCAATTTgcgtttacaaaatgtttgatGCAATCAGAATTATTAAACCTGAAAtgcaatacttttttataaaaaaaattttttcaccaGTAAAATCTTTACAACAACACAACACACTACTACTAGACCACAACAAAAAAGCACGCTGCTTGCTTAATGATTAACAACAGCATAATCAAACAAAACATTAGcacttttaaattaacataattgagaatatttttaataccttaaacaaatatttattccaTATGGCggcaattgttttaaattaaatattttattaataaatatttaaaattgtcaatttttAATACACGATTATGTTGATTTGATTTCTCAACAACTTCAACGTATGCTTCTTCTTCGGCaaataagaagtgaaaagaaaaaatggcAATAATatgctaaaaacaaaattacgaTACACACAGTTGTTCTTTTAAgtagtaaaaaagtaaataataattgaaaataaacaaaaaactgtaaaatttgttttattttgaataattataagaaaaattactgtaaaattatgaaaaaatgttgaaaaattaatttgtataattaaacaatatatagtgccggtccacactaggaaattttcgtatagaaactttttcttaattgaagtttcctaaatgtccacacatagataCTTTCATTTTAGAAACTACGTAtgaattgcattgatttgttgttgtaagaatgagaagaataataaaacaaaacaagtttcgtgAGTACGagaaactagggttctataaatcgacattcgaataatcgaacaatcgactttttgtcgaaaaaagtcgaaaagtcgaagtcgactattttgttccaaaaaagttgaTAGCTCGACTGTCgtatatgaaaaaagtcgaaaagtcgactttgtaaataaaagtcgtaaagtcgaaaaagtcggaaagagtcgaaaaaagtcgaaaagtcgaaaaaaatcgaaaaagccGGAAAACatcgaaaagtctgaaaaagtcgaataaagtcggaaaaaaacgaa of the Lucilia cuprina isolate Lc7/37 chromosome 2, ASM2204524v1, whole genome shotgun sequence genome contains:
- the LOC111679155 gene encoding protein piwi; its protein translation is MSDDQNRGRRRPSREYHSSEASSSSRRPREPSYTEEPRPKIYKRERDSTEDRSRLSSVKREPRDSPEDHSRSSSQKREYDERRDRRDERPTTSQAAFREAVPPLASRAGGEYRGGLDERGGADERGGVDQRGGGDQRRDRNNRYEVSLVHTKPSDVVSKVGVQGTRVVLQTNYFRLKTTPTWRLYQYHVSFSPTIELKRLKSGILSEHRSKLGGYLYDGTKLFTTIKLREEQTILHTKSRQGENYVITIKYVGLISMTEWQSLQILNLILRRSMEGLKLQLVGRNFYDPIAKIDIREHHMQLWPGYQTSIRQHEKDILLCAEIAHKVMRTETVYDIFKRCFDRSSGDFREDFKRHVIGLTVLTDYNNKTYRINDIDFQKTPKETFSMKGECVSFLDYYYKRYNLRIKDPGQPLLLSKSKERSVRGGEKEVVILIPELCRATGLDDSMRNNFRLMRALADHTRMNPDRRIDRLKIFNRRLQQTEDSVKILNEWNMQLDDRLVEVEGRILDQQKIVFRDHRKEPSGEQADWTRHCRIGMFTTPSRGLNRWCVIATSRNARELRNFVESLLRAANGMQMQMERPREVIIYDDRTHSYIQAMEDCCRQDPQLIMCLVPNNMAERYASIKKKSCLERSVPTQVITQKSASNPKGLMSIATKVAIQINCKLGYTPWMIDIPLKGLMTIGYDVAKSSRDRSKAFGALVATMDLKSNATFYSTVAECSSHDVLANSLWPMMTKALRQYKKEHDALPNRILFYRDGVSEGSLKQLYEHEVKDIVEKLEQEYKRAKAEKPPMFAYVVVTKSINTRLFARGHNPPPGTVVDDVVTLPERYDFYLVSQSVRQGTVSPTSYNVVYSTIRLKPDQMQLLTYKMTHLYYNWSGTTRVPAVCQYAKKLATLVGSSLFQPPQNALEKKLYYL